A DNA window from Zingiber officinale cultivar Zhangliang chromosome 3A, Zo_v1.1, whole genome shotgun sequence contains the following coding sequences:
- the LOC122050690 gene encoding WAT1-related protein At2g37460-like produces the protein MEISFSQNFYYAGLALTSSTFAGTMNNLIPIVTFLLAYLLKLERVRIKVWVGQAKILGTLFGVGGAMLMTFYENTTRQSQEDSHVQQLLHLDHFPLVKLVGKSHGSFLFGALLTIIGSWSMSFFMIYQAWIVREYPSQLTLSAMVSFMGCLQCALVSLLLENPSALVIQWDMQLLLIAYSERGPVFITMFSLLSSVVVAIMEPLLLHAQLTWGSVSGMAIIIAGLYLYLWAKAQDCNPSTDQPQLTDEEEGNQAPLLAHTNS, from the exons atggaaatAAGCTTCAGTCAAAATTTCTACTATGCTGGATTGGCGTTGACTTCCTCGACCTTCGCCGGCACCATGAACAATCTGATACCCATCGTCACTTTCTTGCTCGCCTACTTGCTCAA ATTGGAGCGAGTAAGAATAAAGGTATGGGTTGGACAAGCTAAGATCCTCGGCACACTTTTTGGTGTTGGTGGAGCAATGCTGATGACATTCTACGAGAACACTACACGCCAAAGTCAAGAGGATTCACATGTACAACAACTACTTCATCTGGATCATTTTCCTTTGGTCAAACTTGTTGGCAAAAGCCATGGAAGCTTCCTCTTTGGAGCACTTCTTACCATCATAGGCTCTTGGTCCATGTCCTTCTTCATGATCTATCAG GCATGGATCGTGCGAGAATACCCTTCTCAGCTCACCCTTTCTGCCATGGTCAGCTTCATGGGTTGCCTCCAGTGTGCCCTAGTTTCTCTCCTCCTTGAGAACCCTTCAGCTTTGGTCATACAATGGGACATGCAGCTTCTCCTCATAGCTTACAGT GAAAGAGGCCCAGTCTTTATCACCATGTTTAGTCTTTTGTCATCAGTGGTTGTGGCCATCATGGAGCCCTTGCTGCTCCATGCGCAACTCACTTGGGGCAG TGTATCGGGCATGGCTATAATCATTGCTGGTCTCTACCTATACCTGTGGGCCAAAGCTCAAGACTGCAACCCTTCCACGGATCAGCCTCAACTCACTGATGAGGAAGAAGGCAACCAGGCACCTCTGCTAGCTCATACTAATTCCTAG